The following proteins are encoded in a genomic region of Nycticebus coucang isolate mNycCou1 chromosome 17, mNycCou1.pri, whole genome shotgun sequence:
- the CSF2 gene encoding granulocyte-macrophage colony-stimulating factor — translation MWLQNLLLLGTVACSISAPTGPPRSVTRPWKHVNAIEEALRLLDKSNDTVAETDEIEVVSERFDPEEPMCLQTRLKLYKQGLRGSLTRLKGSLTLMADHYQEHCPPTPETSCETQIITFKSFKKNLKDFLFNIPYDCWKPLQK, via the exons ATGTGGCTGCAGAACTTGCTtctcctgggcacagtggcctgtAGCATCTCTGCACCCACTGGCCCACCCAGATCTGTCACCCGGCCCTGGAAGCATGTGAATGCCATTGAGGAGGCCCTGAGACTCCTGGACAAAAGCAATGACACTGTTGCAGAGACG GATGAAATAGAAGTTGTCTCTGAAAGGTTTGACCCTGAG GAGCCGATGTGCCTGCAGACCCGCCTGAAGCTGTACAAGCAGGGCCTTCGGGGGAGCCTCACCAGGCTCAAGGGCTCCTTGACCTTGATGGCTGACCACTACCAGGAGCACTGCCCCCCTACCCCA gaaacTTCCTGTGAAACCCAGATTATCACCTTCAAAAGTTTCAAAAAGAACCTGAAGGACTTTTTGTTTAATATCCCCTACGACTGCTGGAAGCCACTCCAGAAGTGA